In the Campylobacter sp. RM6914 genome, one interval contains:
- a CDS encoding GGDEF domain-containing protein, with product MAAVTVSQIVKEALTEIKNRHLMLTPENYTDVFNEISKKYGFSTEESRKIEKYISRLGGEYKNQALSLNIKTVDEFVAFMTARLGRGTSATKSNEDDVKTNQSLNAFARRILQAVSILHNKDAKALAEQGMQLLAKKYDPQTLDTMRERWFDFVSSYNDEYLDFLKYYGVKSFDDLQEMSKELENFLTVKNENSGIAAITELFIKMLEPSITTELGDKLDELTGIIKKNPLGLSEQDLQDKISSFVDLRIEKDRAEIKEKVGSLNVVLGTIGDKISDIAASSKTSSLKMQDIQNNLKDVTLNRTGIEQIRTILLNVASALEIESREFGNEMNKKQQTISELKERVSSLEKELEAAKLESKEDFLTKVATKRALMSELQKIEDAYKRYGIDYSLCFVDIDFFKKINDGYGHDAGDVILSAVAQLLKKHVRKIDFIGRYGGEEFIVLLPNTNLNDAVKFADKVRSVIEGFKFIYKDDRIKVTISAGVATRSANINETLTLESADKMLYSSKQNGRNQVMPKIIE from the coding sequence ATGGCAGCCGTAACCGTTAGCCAAATAGTAAAAGAGGCGTTAACAGAGATCAAAAACCGCCATTTAATGCTAACGCCGGAAAATTACACCGACGTATTTAATGAAATTTCAAAAAAATACGGCTTTAGTACTGAAGAAAGTAGAAAAATAGAAAAATACATCTCAAGGCTCGGAGGAGAGTATAAAAATCAAGCACTATCGCTTAACATAAAAACAGTAGATGAGTTTGTGGCGTTTATGACGGCAAGACTAGGTAGGGGCACGAGTGCTACTAAGTCTAATGAAGATGATGTAAAGACAAACCAGTCATTAAATGCTTTTGCTAGAAGAATTCTTCAGGCTGTTTCTATCCTGCATAATAAAGATGCAAAAGCTTTGGCAGAGCAGGGTATGCAACTTTTAGCCAAGAAGTATGATCCGCAAACACTAGATACGATGAGAGAAAGGTGGTTTGACTTTGTTAGCTCATACAATGACGAATACCTAGACTTTTTAAAATACTATGGAGTTAAAAGCTTTGATGATTTACAGGAGATGAGTAAGGAACTTGAAAATTTCCTAACTGTTAAAAATGAAAATTCCGGTATCGCGGCCATAACGGAACTTTTTATAAAGATGCTAGAGCCTTCTATAACGACCGAGCTTGGCGATAAGCTTGATGAGTTGACAGGCATTATAAAGAAAAATCCACTAGGACTTAGTGAGCAAGATCTACAAGACAAGATAAGCTCTTTTGTTGATCTTAGGATAGAAAAAGATAGAGCCGAGATAAAAGAAAAGGTAGGCTCGTTAAATGTCGTGCTTGGAACTATCGGGGATAAAATTTCAGACATAGCCGCAAGTTCTAAAACCAGCTCTTTAAAGATGCAAGACATTCAAAACAACCTAAAAGATGTCACTTTAAACAGAACGGGCATCGAGCAGATAAGAACGATACTTTTAAACGTTGCTAGCGCTTTAGAGATAGAAAGTCGAGAATTTGGCAATGAGATGAACAAAAAACAACAAACCATCTCGGAGCTAAAAGAGCGTGTAAGCTCGCTTGAAAAAGAACTTGAAGCGGCAAAATTAGAAAGCAAAGAGGACTTTTTAACCAAAGTTGCCACAAAACGCGCACTAATGAGCGAACTTCAAAAGATAGAGGACGCTTATAAGAGATACGGTATCGACTACTCGCTTTGCTTTGTTGATATTGATTTCTTTAAAAAGATCAACGACGGATATGGACATGATGCTGGAGATGTTATACTTTCAGCCGTTGCGCAGCTTCTTAAAAAACATGTTAGAAAAATAGACTTTATCGGTAGATACGGTGGAGAGGAATTTATCGTCTTACTTCCAAATACAAATTTAAACGATGCTGTAAAATTTGCCGACAAGGTAAGAAGCGTGATAGAGGGTTTTAAATTTATATATAAAGATGATCGTATCAAGGTTACTATAAGTGCAGGAGTCGCAACAAGAAGTGCTAACATAAATGAAACCTTAACTCTTGAGAGTGCCGACAAGATGCTTTATAGCTCAAAACAAAACGGTCGCAACCAAGTAATGCCAAAGATTATAGAGTAA
- the lptE gene encoding LPS assembly lipoprotein LptE: MKFFISVFMALMLAGCGYKPVSKITKEMTGESVYVDVIISKTEPKNSVWVKDAVKEGVVSRLNKTLSDDQNADMSIIISVGSLSYQAAVYDQYGYITSYRAILNLNFKTRLKDGSVVNITTSGEHDFSIARRLQNTRYADSVISDTERYEAIKEASKEAFDEYIANLALKGYQNGSRNR; encoded by the coding sequence TTGAAGTTTTTTATTAGTGTTTTTATGGCTTTGATGCTTGCTGGATGTGGGTATAAACCTGTGTCTAAAATTACCAAAGAAATGACCGGTGAGAGTGTTTATGTTGATGTTATCATTAGCAAAACCGAGCCAAAAAATAGCGTTTGGGTAAAAGACGCTGTAAAAGAGGGCGTCGTTTCACGTCTTAACAAAACACTAAGTGATGATCAAAATGCCGATATGTCAATAATTATATCAGTAGGCTCATTGTCGTATCAGGCCGCTGTTTATGATCAATACGGATACATTACTTCATATAGGGCTATTTTAAATTTAAATTTTAAAACAAGGCTTAAGGATGGAAGTGTTGTAAATATTACCACAAGCGGAGAGCATGACTTTAGTATCGCAAGGCGTTTGCAAAATACCAGATATGCAGATAGTGTCATAAGTGATACCGAAAGATATGAAGCGATAAAAGAGGCTTCAAAAGAAGCATTTGATGAGTACATAGCAAATTTAGCACTAAAAGGATATCAAAATGGCAGCCGTAACCGTTAG
- the leuS gene encoding leucine--tRNA ligase, translating to MAENLKYNALDIEKKWQEIWAKNGEFEPKDDYSLPKKYILSMFPYPSGRIHMGHVRNYSIGDAIARYYRTQGFNVLHPIGFDSFGMPAENAAIKNKIHPRIWTYENIDYMTKELRTLGLSFSKRRELATSDPIYTKWEQSFFIKMFKEGLVYRKSAIVNWCEHDQTVLANEQVEEGCCWRCGNEVVQRELPGYYFKITQYADELLNDLKTLEGKWPSQVLTMQENWIGKSFGLEFKFYLDDDSKKILGDKFDGFEVFTTRPDTIYGVTYTALAPEHAIVKALLDGNTLDEDKKSKIKSILNQSPRERQASEKDGVFLGIYVTHPLTNEKIPVWVANFILADYGSGAIMSVPAHDQRDFDFASAFDLPIVSVIKTEENNGEIMRPKATGDYGVSINSPLINGLSSEEAKMAMIEKFEELKLGKRVVNFKLRDWGISRQRYWGAPIPIVHCPKCGVVAEDEKNLPVALPDDVEITGEGNPLDKHPTWKHTKCPKCGCDAIRETDTMDTFVQSSWYFARYASDERTWNDTALDKKGVDYWMNVDQYIGGIEHAILHLLYARFFQKVLRDLGYMRDDEPFKNLLTQGMVLKDGKKMSKSKGNVVDPDDIINKYGADTARLFILFAAPPQKELEWNDSAVEGAYRFLNRLWDRAQSIKPCDKIPAIEHAGLNKEEKYARLKVYEALAKSRDVFTQSFTFNTLIAACMEALNAINAQDNDEVSAEGFFIILNLLEPIVPHIACELSDKLFGRKNFGEIEILDEVFVKDTIKLAVTINGKKRAEFEMSANSSESEVLKEAKEQTAKWLEGKEIIKEIYVKGKLVNLVIKG from the coding sequence ATGGCTGAAAATTTAAAATACAATGCTTTGGATATAGAGAAAAAATGGCAAGAAATTTGGGCTAAAAATGGGGAATTTGAACCAAAAGACGACTATAGCCTGCCTAAAAAATATATCCTAAGCATGTTTCCGTATCCTAGCGGTCGTATACATATGGGTCACGTTAGAAACTACTCCATAGGCGATGCTATTGCTAGATATTACCGCACGCAAGGCTTTAACGTGCTTCATCCGATAGGCTTTGATAGCTTTGGTATGCCGGCTGAAAATGCAGCTATAAAAAATAAAATTCATCCTAGAATTTGGACTTATGAAAATATAGACTATATGACTAAAGAGCTTCGTACTTTAGGACTGTCTTTTTCTAAAAGACGTGAGCTTGCGACTTCGGATCCTATCTATACAAAATGGGAGCAAAGCTTTTTTATAAAGATGTTTAAAGAGGGATTGGTTTATCGTAAGAGCGCCATAGTAAACTGGTGTGAGCACGATCAAACCGTTCTGGCTAATGAACAGGTAGAAGAGGGATGTTGCTGGAGATGTGGCAATGAGGTTGTCCAAAGAGAGCTTCCTGGGTATTATTTTAAGATAACGCAGTATGCAGATGAGTTATTAAACGACCTTAAAACGCTTGAGGGCAAGTGGCCAAGTCAAGTTTTAACCATGCAGGAAAATTGGATAGGTAAAAGCTTTGGTCTTGAATTTAAATTTTATCTTGATGATGATTCAAAGAAAATTTTAGGCGATAAATTTGATGGTTTTGAGGTATTTACAACTCGTCCTGATACGATTTACGGTGTTACATATACGGCTTTAGCTCCAGAGCATGCTATTGTTAAAGCGCTTTTAGACGGCAACACTCTTGATGAAGATAAAAAGTCAAAAATAAAATCAATCCTTAACCAAAGCCCAAGAGAGCGCCAAGCTAGCGAGAAAGACGGTGTATTCTTGGGAATTTATGTAACCCATCCGCTTACTAATGAAAAAATTCCTGTATGGGTTGCAAATTTCATCCTAGCCGACTATGGTAGCGGTGCTATCATGTCTGTTCCTGCACACGATCAGCGTGACTTTGACTTTGCAAGTGCATTTGATTTACCGATAGTTTCTGTTATTAAGACAGAGGAAAATAATGGCGAGATAATGCGTCCAAAAGCCACCGGCGACTACGGTGTTTCTATAAATTCTCCACTTATAAACGGACTTAGTAGCGAAGAAGCCAAAATGGCTATGATAGAAAAATTTGAAGAGCTAAAGCTTGGAAAAAGAGTGGTAAATTTTAAACTTAGGGATTGGGGAATTTCTCGCCAAAGATACTGGGGTGCTCCGATACCGATAGTGCATTGTCCAAAATGTGGCGTTGTGGCTGAAGATGAGAAAAATTTACCGGTTGCTCTACCTGATGATGTTGAGATAACAGGAGAGGGAAATCCGCTCGATAAACATCCGACATGGAAACATACGAAGTGTCCAAAATGCGGTTGTGATGCCATAAGAGAGACGGATACTATGGATACTTTTGTGCAAAGTAGTTGGTATTTTGCTAGATACGCTAGTGATGAGCGCACATGGAACGACACAGCACTTGATAAAAAAGGCGTTGATTATTGGATGAATGTCGATCAATACATCGGCGGTATCGAGCATGCCATACTTCACCTGCTTTATGCGAGATTTTTCCAAAAAGTTCTTCGCGATCTTGGCTATATGAGAGATGACGAGCCATTTAAAAATTTGCTTACTCAAGGAATGGTCTTAAAAGACGGCAAAAAAATGAGCAAGAGCAAAGGCAATGTTGTAGATCCCGATGATATCATAAACAAATATGGAGCCGATACGGCAAGGCTATTTATATTATTTGCCGCTCCTCCTCAAAAAGAGCTTGAATGGAACGACAGTGCAGTAGAGGGCGCTTATAGGTTTTTAAACCGTCTTTGGGATAGGGCTCAAAGCATCAAGCCGTGCGATAAAATTCCAGCCATAGAGCATGCAGGTCTAAACAAAGAGGAAAAATACGCACGTCTAAAGGTCTATGAGGCACTTGCTAAATCCCGTGATGTATTTACTCAAAGCTTTACGTTTAACACCTTGATAGCTGCTTGCATGGAGGCATTGAACGCCATAAACGCTCAAGATAACGATGAGGTAAGCGCAGAGGGATTTTTCATCATCTTAAATTTACTTGAGCCTATCGTACCACACATCGCATGTGAGCTTAGTGATAAGCTTTTTGGTAGAAAGAATTTTGGCGAGATAGAAATTTTAGACGAGGTTTTTGTAAAAGACACGATAAAGTTAGCCGTTACGATAAATGGTAAAAAAAGAGCCGAATTTGAGATGAGCGCTAATTCTAGTGAGAGTGAAGTATTAAAAGAAGCAAAAGAACAAACGGCAAAATGGCTTGAAGGCAAAGAGATTATAAAAGAAATTTATGTCAAAGGCAAACTTGTAAATTTGGTTATCAAAGGATAA
- a CDS encoding DUF6394 family protein: MNWGKVVYIFFALMSLTTAAEFLYDKNEIALFIAASINLVSTLLKIGVKNIFSAELFASSLVADLHLIPAFVVLQVNANMTLCYSLVIGAVIANVFSLALVLIESAKTQEEF, from the coding sequence ATGAACTGGGGAAAGGTTGTATATATATTTTTCGCTCTTATGAGCTTAACTACTGCAGCTGAGTTTTTGTATGATAAAAATGAAATAGCGCTTTTTATTGCAGCTAGTATAAATCTTGTTTCAACATTACTTAAAATCGGTGTTAAAAACATATTTTCTGCGGAGCTTTTTGCTAGTTCGCTTGTTGCGGACTTGCACCTTATACCGGCATTTGTGGTGCTTCAGGTTAATGCCAATATGACACTTTGCTACTCGCTTGTTATAGGAGCGGTTATCGCAAACGTCTTTTCATTAGCACTTGTTTTGATCGAGTCTGCAAAAACTCAAGAAGAATTTTAG
- the secF gene encoding protein translocase subunit SecF: MQIFTKARVYDFMKLKIPSVIISAILFFGSIFLLATKGLNYGIDFSGGTLIQLRYDEKAPLDKIRDAFSANEMLKNASVTEFGSDREVVVRFSGSSSDIGTDIGAVAKELLKDTGNVEIRRVDIVGPKVGGELREKALMAILISFGAVLIYIALRFEWRFALAAVISEIHDVVITLGAISLFAIDVNLDTLAAVLTVLGYSLNDTIIIFDRIRESITTSKRNDINGIINESVSATLSRTILTSGSTFIVVFILYMFGGDMINGFSFILMVGVLIGTFSSVYTAFPFLVWLKFSVDEYRAKLGEKAKLKKERERERAMYEKGVV; this comes from the coding sequence ATGCAAATTTTTACAAAGGCTAGAGTCTATGACTTTATGAAGCTTAAAATTCCTTCAGTCATCATCTCTGCTATACTATTTTTCGGCTCTATTTTCTTGCTTGCAACCAAGGGACTAAACTACGGCATAGACTTTTCAGGAGGCACTCTTATACAGTTAAGATATGATGAAAAAGCACCTCTTGATAAGATAAGAGATGCGTTTAGTGCAAACGAAATGTTAAAAAATGCTTCTGTAACGGAATTTGGTAGCGATCGCGAAGTGGTTGTTCGTTTTTCGGGTTCAAGTTCAGATATAGGCACTGATATCGGCGCTGTAGCAAAAGAGCTTTTGAAAGATACAGGCAACGTTGAGATAAGACGTGTTGATATAGTTGGACCAAAGGTTGGTGGAGAGCTTAGAGAAAAGGCACTTATGGCGATACTTATCTCATTTGGAGCGGTGCTTATATATATAGCACTTCGCTTTGAGTGGAGATTTGCACTTGCTGCTGTTATATCTGAAATTCACGACGTTGTTATCACGCTTGGTGCTATTTCTCTTTTTGCTATAGATGTAAATTTAGATACTTTAGCTGCCGTGCTAACGGTGCTTGGATACTCATTAAATGATACTATTATTATATTTGACCGTATAAGAGAGAGTATAACTACAAGCAAGCGAAACGATATAAACGGTATCATAAATGAGTCTGTTTCGGCTACACTATCAAGGACGATATTAACGTCAGGTTCGACATTTATAGTTGTATTTATACTATATATGTTTGGCGGAGATATGATAAATGGTTTTTCATTTATACTTATGGTTGGTGTTTTGATAGGAACATTTAGCTCGGTTTATACAGCATTTCCGTTTCTTGTATGGCTTAAATTTAGCGTGGATGAGTATAGGGCTAAGCTTGGAGAAAAAGCGAAGCTTAAAAAAGAGAGAGAGCGTGAGCGCGCTATGTATGAAAAGGGTGTAGTATAA
- the secD gene encoding protein translocase subunit SecD — protein MRSAKVTYRLIILIIALVFGIVFSMPSFLQTQGGSKISLGLDLQGGLHMLLGVETHEAIDSKIKSIAGSINYYAKKEDVLIDKFKIRQDSVEFTLLDSDEAPKIDAALKEIVGLEIQKDGLKYTIMLTQEERAATVEYAIAQAVETIRNRLDQFGLAEPTVARQGEDKILVELPGIKTQEDEQRARDLIAKAAHLQLMAVDDKRQDQANTMSAVQAESYGDIIYPDAKNEQFKYVVKNIPVLDGSMLTDAKVAFSQQNNQPIINFSLNSEGARIFGDFTGANVGKRLAIVLDGKVYSAPVINERIGGGSGQISGGFSVEEAHDVAIALRSGALLAPVKVLEKRSVGPSLGAESIQKSMTALAGAAMFIVVFMMIYYGMSGVFANIALVANIIILVAVMALFGATLTLPGMAGIVLTIGMAVDANVIINERIREFLREGANLKTSVKKGYENAMSAIVDANITTLITVIALYAYGTGPVKGFAVTMSIGILISMLTAILGTHGFFDLFTDKIERSGNTRLWFGYRRDK, from the coding sequence ATGCGTAGTGCAAAGGTAACTTATAGGCTGATTATTCTTATAATCGCCTTGGTGTTTGGTATCGTTTTTTCGATGCCTTCTTTTTTGCAAACTCAAGGCGGATCTAAAATTTCACTAGGTCTTGACTTGCAAGGCGGTTTACACATGCTTCTTGGTGTTGAAACACACGAGGCTATAGATTCCAAGATAAAATCTATCGCAGGAAGCATAAACTACTATGCAAAAAAAGAAGATGTTTTAATCGATAAATTTAAAATCAGACAAGATAGCGTAGAATTTACCCTACTTGATAGCGATGAAGCACCTAAAATAGATGCTGCGCTAAAAGAGATAGTAGGCTTAGAAATTCAAAAAGATGGCTTGAAATACACAATAATGCTAACTCAAGAGGAGCGTGCTGCTACGGTAGAATACGCTATCGCTCAAGCTGTTGAGACGATACGCAACAGACTAGACCAATTTGGTTTGGCAGAACCTACCGTTGCAAGACAGGGTGAGGATAAAATTTTAGTCGAACTTCCCGGTATCAAAACTCAAGAAGATGAGCAACGAGCTCGCGATCTTATCGCAAAAGCAGCGCATTTGCAGCTTATGGCGGTAGACGATAAACGTCAAGATCAAGCAAACACTATGAGTGCGGTACAAGCTGAAAGTTACGGCGATATTATATATCCAGACGCTAAAAACGAACAGTTTAAATACGTGGTTAAAAACATCCCTGTTCTTGATGGCTCCATGCTAACAGATGCGAAAGTTGCTTTCTCTCAACAAAACAATCAACCTATAATAAATTTCTCTCTTAATTCCGAAGGAGCTAGAATTTTTGGTGATTTTACCGGAGCAAATGTTGGAAAACGTCTAGCTATAGTGCTTGACGGTAAGGTTTATTCAGCCCCCGTGATCAATGAAAGGATAGGCGGCGGAAGCGGTCAGATAAGTGGCGGCTTTAGTGTAGAAGAGGCCCATGACGTGGCTATCGCGCTTAGAAGCGGCGCTTTGCTTGCTCCCGTTAAAGTACTTGAAAAACGTAGTGTAGGACCATCTTTGGGAGCTGAAAGTATACAAAAAAGCATGACAGCACTTGCAGGAGCCGCTATGTTTATAGTTGTTTTTATGATGATTTACTACGGAATGTCGGGCGTGTTTGCAAATATCGCTTTGGTGGCAAATATCATAATCCTAGTTGCCGTAATGGCGCTTTTTGGAGCAACTCTAACACTACCTGGTATGGCCGGTATCGTTCTTACTATCGGTATGGCTGTTGATGCTAATGTTATCATAAATGAGCGTATAAGAGAGTTCTTAAGAGAGGGAGCAAACCTTAAAACAAGCGTGAAAAAGGGCTATGAAAATGCTATGAGCGCTATTGTGGACGCAAATATCACGACACTAATTACAGTTATAGCCTTATACGCATACGGCACGGGACCGGTTAAAGGCTTTGCGGTAACAATGAGTATCGGTATCTTGATATCTATGCTTACTGCGATACTTGGAACACACGGATTTTTTGATCTATTTACAGATAAGATAGAACGAAGTGGTAACACAAGGCTGTGGTTTGGCTACAGAAGAGATAAATAA
- the yajC gene encoding preprotein translocase subunit YajC translates to MQNGDFFASLLPLIVLFAIFYFLVIRPQQKQQKQHAQMIKALEKGDKIITSGGLICEVVKPEDDFIKVKLNDDVIVRLSREFVAKKIEA, encoded by the coding sequence ATGCAAAACGGAGATTTTTTTGCTTCATTACTACCTCTAATCGTGCTTTTTGCGATTTTTTACTTTTTGGTTATAAGACCACAACAAAAACAGCAAAAGCAACATGCTCAGATGATAAAAGCTTTGGAAAAAGGCGATAAAATCATCACTAGCGGCGGACTTATTTGTGAAGTGGTTAAACCGGAAGACGATTTTATCAAAGTAAAGCTTAACGATGACGTAATCGTTCGTCTTTCACGCGAGTTTGTGGCTAAAAAGATCGAAGCCTAA
- a CDS encoding apolipoprotein N-acyltransferase — protein sequence MKQKNLRFAWVSLVLNFLSRYFSTKIIIKAFVGAFLLANFIFLAPFNNSLFDLMSPFLTLAGIYTVITSTRAGFFAAGFFSGILWFYWISFSFIYYDLGWLIPIVILSIATIYGFIFWAASFPSFIALRVVVLFIFSYIHPFGFNWFNLEATLVLGAFDPSARGLAFMFLAAISLAYFSKIYKFIAVFICLVCALQFDSKDVKILPFELQLTNSDILQKQRWDKELKNSFINENLAVIDDAINNGKRAILMPESAFPTFITHESNLQTELKEKSKQIAIIAGGLAYENKQIYNSAFFFDKGEMKRFDKLILVPFGEEIPLPNFIKEIINKMFFDGAQDFQTAKTLSDYEIDGVKIRNAICYEATRDELYEGEFDVMFAITNNGWFKARYFPSTEPILQRNLLKYYATKYNKTIYHSVNGSPSEIITPKKSLFN from the coding sequence ATGAAGCAAAAAAATCTCCGTTTTGCATGGGTTTCCTTAGTTTTAAATTTTTTAAGCAGATATTTTAGCACTAAAATTATAATAAAAGCCTTTGTCGGCGCATTTTTACTGGCAAACTTTATTTTTTTAGCACCTTTTAACAACTCTTTGTTTGATCTTATGTCACCATTTCTAACGCTTGCAGGGATATATACCGTGATCACTTCAACTAGAGCTGGTTTTTTTGCGGCTGGATTTTTTAGTGGAATTTTGTGGTTTTACTGGATAAGTTTTAGCTTTATTTATTACGACTTAGGTTGGTTAATCCCAATTGTGATTTTATCTATCGCTACTATTTACGGGTTTATTTTTTGGGCGGCAAGCTTTCCAAGTTTTATCGCATTAAGGGTCGTGGTACTTTTTATTTTTAGCTATATTCATCCGTTTGGATTTAATTGGTTTAATCTTGAAGCAACACTTGTATTGGGCGCATTTGACCCAAGCGCAAGAGGTCTTGCTTTTATGTTTTTGGCTGCGATATCTTTAGCATATTTTTCTAAAATTTATAAATTTATAGCGGTTTTTATCTGTCTTGTTTGCGCCTTGCAGTTTGATAGCAAAGATGTCAAGATTTTGCCATTTGAACTGCAGCTAACAAATTCAGATATTTTACAAAAACAAAGATGGGATAAAGAGCTAAAAAATAGTTTTATAAATGAAAATTTGGCCGTGATAGATGATGCTATCAACAATGGCAAACGAGCTATATTAATGCCAGAAAGTGCCTTTCCTACATTTATAACACATGAATCAAATTTACAAACAGAACTAAAAGAAAAATCAAAACAAATCGCAATCATTGCAGGCGGTTTAGCTTATGAGAACAAGCAAATTTATAACTCCGCCTTTTTCTTTGATAAAGGCGAAATGAAACGCTTTGACAAGCTAATCTTAGTGCCTTTTGGAGAGGAAATTCCGCTTCCAAATTTCATAAAAGAGATAATAAACAAGATGTTTTTTGACGGTGCGCAGGATTTTCAAACAGCAAAAACGTTAAGTGATTACGAGATAGACGGAGTTAAGATACGTAATGCGATATGTTATGAAGCGACTCGTGACGAGCTTTATGAGGGAGAATTTGATGTTATGTTTGCCATTACCAACAACGGCTGGTTTAAAGCCAGATATTTTCCTTCAACAGAGCCTATTTTGCAAAGAAATTTATTAAAGTATTACGCTACAAAATACAATAAAACTATATATCATAGTGTAAATGGAAGTCCAAGCGAGATAATTACACCAAAAAAGAGCCTGTTTAATTAG
- the metK gene encoding methionine adenosyltransferase has translation MYLFTSEVVSPGHPDKCADIIADSIVDKILTEDPNGRVASEVFVAGKNIVIGGEINSKVSLSYRDYERIVKDALAHIGYNGKSNFTKEQCLHPDDIEVKVYLNQQSPDINQGVDQESGEIGAGDQGIMFGFASCEAKEYMPAAITYARMLCNKVYKFAKANPDKLGVDIKTQVTIDYGTKDNFENCKPQSIHTIVVSAPCIEEMGIKELRNLVQELIDDTGLPKELYNKEKTIIYINPTGRYVNHSSLHDSGLTGRKLIVDSFGGYAPIGGGAQSSKDYTKVDRSGLYAARYIAKNIVAAGLAKKCIVQISYAIGVAKPTSVSVDTMGTQVEGINDDMLSNFVMQNFPLTPKWITNKFGLDKPGKDTFLYAKVAAKGQVGDAKYPWEKLDSVNLFKGLIA, from the coding sequence ATGTATCTTTTTACTTCTGAAGTCGTAAGTCCGGGACATCCTGACAAATGCGCCGATATAATTGCTGATAGTATCGTTGATAAAATTTTAACAGAAGATCCAAACGGTCGCGTTGCAAGCGAGGTTTTTGTGGCAGGTAAAAATATCGTTATCGGAGGAGAAATAAACTCAAAAGTAAGCCTTTCATATCGTGATTATGAGCGTATCGTGAAGGATGCTTTGGCTCATATCGGATATAACGGTAAGTCAAATTTTACAAAAGAGCAATGTTTGCATCCTGATGATATTGAGGTTAAGGTTTATTTAAACCAACAAAGTCCTGACATCAACCAAGGAGTTGATCAAGAAAGCGGAGAGATAGGCGCCGGCGATCAAGGTATTATGTTTGGTTTTGCAAGTTGTGAGGCGAAAGAATACATGCCTGCAGCTATAACTTATGCTCGTATGCTGTGCAATAAAGTCTATAAATTTGCAAAAGCAAATCCTGATAAATTAGGGGTTGATATAAAAACACAAGTTACTATTGATTACGGCACAAAGGATAATTTTGAAAATTGCAAGCCTCAAAGTATCCATACTATAGTCGTTTCAGCACCTTGTATAGAAGAAATGGGCATAAAAGAGCTTAGAAATTTAGTTCAAGAACTTATCGATGATACCGGACTTCCAAAAGAGCTATATAATAAAGAAAAAACTATCATCTACATAAACCCAACCGGTAGATATGTAAATCACAGCTCGCTTCACGATAGTGGTTTAACAGGACGTAAGCTTATCGTAGATAGTTTTGGCGGATATGCCCCGATAGGCGGTGGTGCGCAAAGTTCAAAAGACTACACTAAGGTTGATAGAAGCGGTCTTTATGCGGCTAGATATATAGCTAAAAATATCGTTGCGGCAGGACTTGCTAAAAAGTGCATAGTTCAAATTAGCTATGCTATAGGTGTTGCAAAACCAACTTCCGTTAGTGTTGATACGATGGGAACGCAAGTGGAGGGCATAAATGATGATATGCTTTCAAATTTTGTTATGCAAAATTTCCCTCTAACTCCAAAATGGATAACCAATAAATTTGGACTTGATAAGCCCGGCAAAGATACATTTTTATATGCAAAAGTTGCTGCAAAAGGTCAAGTTGGCGATGCAAAATATCCATGGGAAAAACTTGACAGCGTTAATCTATTTAAAGGCTTGATAGCTTAA